The Fusarium oxysporum f. sp. lycopersici 4287 supercont2.74 genomic scaffold, whole genome shotgun sequence genome has a segment encoding these proteins:
- a CDS encoding uncharacterized protein (At least one base has a quality score < 10) — protein sequence MAPVTPSRPSTARRSQHVTPPKEPRPLAEELQEVPMEIDEEGDIKSPPIHPNSHEDEVKKLKKKLRNLGGATQYPPRQRQEQRQNRAEPNQGLKEKGGRPRRNCRVTQKNSRKQSEAV from the coding sequence ATGGCACCCGTTACTCCAAGCCGCCCTTCGACTGCCAGACGTTCCCAGCATGTCACACCTCCTAAGGAACCTCGACCTCTTGCAGAGGAACTCCAGGAAGTCCCGATGGAAATAGACGAGGAAGGAGACATTAAGAGTCCTCCTATCCACCCAAACTCTCACGAAgacgaagtcaagaaactcaagaaGAAACTTCGTAACCTGGGGGGAGCAACACAATACCCTCCTAGACAACGCCAAGAACAACGCCAAAATCGCGCAGAACCGAATCAAGGCCTTAAAGAAAaaggtggccgacctcgccgaaATTGCAGAGTCACTCAGAAAAACAGCCGAAAACAGTCAGAGGCTgtataa